The Betaproteobacteria bacterium genome contains a region encoding:
- a CDS encoding DEAD/DEAH box helicase → MNFDTLGLAAPIREAIALAGYTDPTPVQARAVPEALAGRDLMVSSQTGSGKTAAFMLPALQLLMEAHPVAGRGPRVLVLTPTRELSMQVTKAAETYGRKMKKVKMLSLVGGMPYPVQNRLLKAGVDILVATPGRLLDQMQSGRVDLTRLQLLVLDEADRMLDMGFKDDLEAIVAQTPATRQTLLFSATLEQNIVRLATSMLKDPVRISIDSQQSRHENIEQRLHFADDMGHKNRLLDHLLRDEGMNQAIVFTATKRAADDLASNLNEKGFSVAALHGDMKQGARTRTLQNLRRGSLQVLVATDVAARGIDVQGISHVINYDLPRAAEDYVHRIGRTGRAGKNGIAISLANVREHFQVKLIERFTSQAIPVTTIPGLEPKARVFSKPSHPGSRPGGRPAGNFGDSKKFGARSPSAGKPAGFSGFGKSGSGKPAGKTFSKPAGKSPWQGK, encoded by the coding sequence ATGAATTTTGATACTCTGGGCTTAGCCGCCCCGATCCGCGAAGCGATTGCCCTCGCGGGTTACACCGACCCAACCCCCGTACAGGCGCGCGCCGTGCCCGAAGCCCTTGCCGGACGCGACCTGATGGTTTCGTCACAAACCGGTAGCGGCAAGACGGCGGCATTCATGCTGCCCGCATTGCAACTGTTGATGGAAGCGCATCCGGTCGCCGGTCGCGGCCCGCGCGTGCTGGTATTGACGCCGACGCGTGAACTGTCAATGCAGGTCACCAAGGCCGCCGAAACCTACGGTCGCAAGATGAAGAAAGTGAAAATGCTTTCGCTCGTCGGTGGCATGCCGTACCCGGTGCAGAATCGTTTGCTGAAGGCCGGTGTGGATATTCTGGTGGCGACACCGGGACGCCTGCTCGACCAGATGCAATCGGGCCGCGTCGATCTGACGCGCCTGCAATTGCTGGTGCTCGACGAAGCCGACCGCATGCTCGACATGGGTTTCAAGGATGACCTGGAAGCAATCGTCGCGCAGACGCCCGCGACCCGCCAGACCTTGTTGTTCTCGGCCACGCTCGAACAGAATATCGTGCGCCTCGCGACGTCCATGCTGAAAGATCCGGTGCGCATCTCCATCGACAGCCAGCAATCGCGTCACGAAAATATCGAACAGCGCCTGCATTTCGCCGACGACATGGGCCACAAGAATCGCCTGCTCGATCACCTGTTGCGCGATGAAGGCATGAACCAGGCCATCGTGTTCACGGCCACCAAGCGCGCGGCCGATGATCTGGCCAGCAACCTGAATGAAAAAGGTTTCTCGGTCGCCGCGCTGCATGGCGACATGAAGCAGGGCGCGCGCACGCGTACGCTGCAGAATTTGCGTCGCGGCAGTTTGCAAGTGCTGGTCGCCACCGACGTCGCGGCGCGCGGCATCGACGTGCAGGGGATTTCGCACGTCATCAATTACGACCTGCCGCGAGCGGCCGAAGACTATGTGCATCGCATCGGCCGTACTGGTCGCGCCGGCAAGAACGGCATCGCCATCAGCCTCGCCAATGTGCGTGAACATTTTCAGGTAAAGCTGATTGAACGTTTCACGTCGCAGGCGATTCCCGTCACCACCATCCCCGGTCTGGAGCCGAAGGCACGCGTATTTTCCAAGCCTTCACATCCGGGCTCGCGTCCCGGTGGACGTCCGGCGGGTAACTTCGGCGACAGCAAGAAATTCGGTGCGCGTTCGCCCAGTGCTGGCAAGCCGGCGGGATTCAGCGGCTTCGGCAAGAGCGGTTCGGGCAAGCCGGCGGGAAAAACGTTTAGCAAGCCTGCGGGCAAATCGCCTTGGCAGGGGAAGTAA